A window from Sceloporus undulatus isolate JIND9_A2432 ecotype Alabama chromosome 8, SceUnd_v1.1, whole genome shotgun sequence encodes these proteins:
- the OSGIN1 gene encoding oxidative stress-induced growth inhibitor 1 isoform X2 — protein sequence MLHAHLEQSSTKPLPVVIIGNGPSGICLSYLLSGNIPYVTRNAIHPNPILQRKLEETPKLSILDQDIEYLSEGLEGRSSSPVALLFDALLRPDTDFGGTADSVLAWWHQPERAVPHLVLGKNLPGGAWHSIEGSMFTLSQGDWMGLPDLPFKDWLSKKKRGFRNNRATAGDIAQYYQYYVAKKGLKKNFLCGSFVTSVKKLSMDSDSCYTGPDSRDRSCMWNFSEQQQADPQTDHGSLFQVDGLITTLNGTQPFSLYAENVVLATGTYDSPSQLRVKGEHLPFVHHSLSALEEAVKNKEIGPMSDPILIVGAGLTAADAVLFAHHCNIPVIHAFRRRVNDPALIFNQLPKTMYPEYHKVHQMMKEQAVLCPGPYECYISLPEHHIVSFTEDRKCIFRDKSHRQKVHNISMAFVLIGSTPNLSYLPNNGVDLAVDCEQPVSSKRNPIDIEPFTYESVHEKGLYAMGPLAGDNFVRFVQGGALAIASSLLKKVNKNPP from the exons GAAACGGCCCCTCAGGGATCTGCTTATCGTACCTACTGTCTGGCAATATTCCCTACGTCACAAGGAATGCCATCCACCCTAATCCTATTTTGCAAAGGAAACTGGAAGAAACACCCAAGCTTTCCATCTTAGACCAG GACATTGAATACCTATCTGAAGGTTTGGAAGGGCGATCTTCCAGCCCGGTTGCTCTCCTTTTTGATGCTCTGTTGCGTCCGGATACGGATTTTGGGGGGACAGCGGATTCGGTCCTTGCTTGGTGGCACCAGCCTGAGAGAGCTGTCCCTCATTTGGTTCTTGGCAAAAATCTTCCTGGAGGAGCCTGGCAT TCTATTGAAGGATCCATGTTCACACTGAGTCAGGGAGACTGGATGGGACTTCCTGACCTTCCATTCAAGGACTGGCTGAGCAAGAAGAAAAG GGGCTTCAGAAACAATCGGGCAACTGCTGGAGACATAGCTCAGTATTACCAATACTATGTGGCAAAAAAAGGACTCAAGAAGAACTTCCTCTGTGGCTCTTTTGTGACGTCGGTGAAGAAATTAAGCATGGATTCTGATTCCTGCTACACCGGTCCAGATTCAAGGGACCGCAGCTGCATGTGGAATTTCTCAGAGCAACAGCAAGCTGACCCCCAAACTGACCACGGAAGTCTCTTCCAAGTGGATGGATTAATCACAACCTTAAATGGCACACAGCCCTTTTCTCTGTATGCTGAAAATGTGGTTTTAGCCACTGGGACGTATGACAGTCCATCCCAGCTTAGGGTGAAAGGGGAGCACCTTCCTTTTGTCCACCATTCGCTCTCCGCTCTTGAAGAAGCAGTGAAGAACAAGGAAATTGGCCCAATGTCTGACCCAATCCTGATTGTCGGCGCTGGGCTCACAGCAGCAGACGCAGTCCTCTTTGCGCACCATTGCAACATCCCCGTGATTCATGCCTTTCGACGGAGGGTGAACGATCCAGCCCTCATCTTCAACCAGCTTCCTAAGACAATGTACCCCGAGTATCACAAAGTCCACCAGATGATGAAAGAGCAGGCTGTCCTTTGTCCAGGGCCGTATGAGTGTTACATCAGTCTTCCGGAGCATCACATCGTCTCCTTCACAGAGGACCGGAAGTGCATCTTTCGTGACAAAAGCCACCGCCAAAAAGTACACAACATCTCCATGGCTTTTGTCCTCATAGGCTCCACCCCCAACTTGTCCTACCTACCCAACAATGGGGTGGACTTGGCTGTAGATTGCGAGCAGCCAGTCAGCTCCAAGAGGAACCCCATTGATATTGAGCCCTTCACTTATGAATCCGTCCATGAGAAGGGACTCTATGCCATGGGACCATTAGCCGGGGACAACTTTGTACGGTTTGTCCAAGGTGGGGCTTTGGCCATTGCCAGCTCTCTGCTGAAGAAGGTCAACAAAAACCCTCCATAG